The Gossypium hirsutum isolate 1008001.06 unplaced genomic scaffold, Gossypium_hirsutum_v2.1 scaffold_1191, whole genome shotgun sequence nucleotide sequence TTCAAGAAGTTCCTTCTTTCATGGTCGTCGatagttgatttttaaaaaaacctttttAATTAAAGAACATAAAATCAGAAAGCCGACGGAAGAGAATGAAAATGTATAGGCCTATAAACAAGACAACACATCTATGAAATAACTGTGGGTGTGAAAataaaacagtgagttacattcCAAAAAATAATATACAAGTACTCATGCGAATCCTATCAAAATtgcattataaatttttaacaattaaaatataattttatcatatattaatttatgatttcattatttttaaaaaaattaaattaaaatcttttcttttaagagagtaaaaatacaatttatgtatataaattttttattttatcatttataaaaaggttaaaaactaaattttcatTGGGGTTGGCCCCTGCTGCAAGTATGATCTATGTTGATTGAATCACAAGTGGTGTAATAAATAATTAGTGTTTAGTTTCTAATTGACATCAATATCCTTAGTTTTTAATAAACACCGATCTCAAAGATCAATCACTAgaaaagttttatatttatatgtatgtatgcaagtATGTATTCAAGTATGTATTCTTACTTCTCCTCCAATGGCTTCAAGCTGGAAATTCTCTTGGCAAGAAACCCTAGCGTCGAGCACGTCAAGGCCAAGCTCTTCAAAGGTTTCCAATATGGAAACAAGCAAACCAGGGCAATTCTTTtccaaaaacacattaataaGGAAACCTTTCTCTAGGGCTTCCACAGCAACTTGctgaaaaccaaataaaaaacttaaaatcaatttaaatttttatttattttttgaaagaaaatcaatataaaattagAGGCTGCCCTTTTGGGTTTTTTACTTGCTTCCTAATTAGAAAACAAATGTAGCAGTTAAAATGTATATGTCAAAAAGGAAATAATAGATGAATAGATTCACCATAGGCAGAGGATTCTGGGAATTTGAAATTCCTGAAGTTCCAGTTTCTTGGTTCAGCACTTCCATCTTTTCTTTCAACTCTTCTATGTATCTCGATGCGTCCACAATGATTGAGGTTTTATTTACCTGCAAGAAAACAAATACAAAATGAAACTAAATCACTCATGCCATCCACTCTATTAACCTCATGGACTATAATATGATGGAATTTTTCGATTCAGCATACACTTTTAACTAATATAACATCACAAGAAACTCAATCACTCAATAGTGTGATCGTTAAGATAGaatagaaatgaaaagaaaacaaagcagGAAGTGAAAAGGTAGGATTATCATCCATAAAGTTAAAAAGAGTTGTAGGCCAAATTACAGCAGTAGAATTGACAACAGAGCGAAGGCGTTGCAGTTTCCGATAGACAGATGCTTTCTTTCGATCTCTGGAAGACATGATTTCTGGCTTTAATATTTAGAATATCAACTTTATCTGTCAAAAACCCTTGACCCTTTCTTTTTCACTGCAAGGATTAATTTGCAAGGGTATTTAAAGAAGTAACATAATATAGTTGTTTGTTTCCTCCATGAGGAGGAGCTCCATTCCCCCCACTTCAACCCAATTTACTGATTTGACCTCCTTCATTTACAAGGATAGAAGTACTGTTAGATATCATCCATGGTGTTCAAGCACAGAGGTTAGCTGCTTAGGGATTTCATAAAATGTATACGTTATTTATAATCTTCAAATCCTTGAAATAAAAGTTATCACGGGCTTAAACATACGAACTCATATTAATATCATTCAAGCACAGAGTCTAATTAGTCTTCATAGTGCTTTGTGACTTTATAAAATGTATAGACTATTCATCACCTCTCAATCCTTAAAATAGACGATACCACTTAAGTACATTTGAATTCATTTCCTTCAAACTATTGCAATCACAGGGATACTAACTAAATTAGAACTCTGCTAGTGAAACCAAAACTTCTTTGATTctcaataaaaatgaaaatataaaaagtcAAATCATTTTGATAATTACTTAGTTTTATGCTAAAGTAGTAAATTTAATTGATTTACT carries:
- the LOC107896810 gene encoding transcription factor SCREAM2, with the protein product MSSRDRKKASVYRKLQRLRSVVNSTAVNKTSIIVDASRYIEELKEKMEVLNQETGTSGISNSQNPLPMQVAVEALEKGFLINVFLEKNCPGLLVSILETFEELGLDVLDARVSCQENFQLEAIGGENQSNAEGIDAQMVKQAVMQAISKWSENI